TAGGAGGAGGCTGCAGCAGAGTCCTCGGTAGGAAgggtgtgtggaggagcgggatAAAAAGCGAGAGGAGGAAGTTCATGACTCTTCATTGCCCGAGTCTTCCTCATCATTTAAGCAGTCCCCCCCCTCTCCGGCCATCTGGCCCCCAGCCCCACCCCCTGCCTCTGCATCATCgtcgtcttcctcctcctcctcctcaatgtCATCATCGTAGAGGTCGTCGTACAGCAAGTCCGAGCTGCTGTCGTGGGAAGGCACTTTGGTCTGGATGCAATACTCTGCCAGCGTGGTAGGGACCTTCACCCCGTCCCGCTCCGCCTCTACTTTAGTGGACACTACCTGCTTcctgagagaaagagggagacaaagacagcgggagagagagaaaaattaagagagggagagagcacaaCAGACAGTAAATAcaatgtcagacagacagacacgagtgaaagagagaaaggttCCAGGTAGAAAAATGAAGTGATTGATTGTACTGAATGTGCATGTTTAGTTGTATGTGTGTAAAGGAGCACATTGTTTTTCATTGTGTGTTAAAGAGAGAATTTTAAGTACCTGATGATCTCGGCATACTCTTTGTCCTTGCCCTTGCTCTCTCTCCATTTGCGGAACATAACAGAGGCATCGACATTGGCCGGGGAGAAGGTGTTGGGCTCATTCAGCAGAGAGATCACACTCAGTAGGATGGTCCTGAACACAGACATATTCATATACAAACATGCAGACACAAACAGTGCACAGGTAAGGTCACAGGTGAGTACATCTGGGCCGTGTTCACTAGGCACGTTACAGGTACATTCAGTTGATGAAACATTTAGCTAAGTTTTACAACAGTACGTACTGAAAGACACATTCTCCCGAAATGTTGCGCACCATTCTTCAACTTTTAGGTATACGGTGCAtacggaaggtattcagacccctttactttttcaacattttgttacattacagcctcattctaaaatggatgaaaatgtttttttcccctcaacaatctacacacaatgccccataatgacaaagcaaaaactggtttttataaattttggcaaaagtattaaaaataaaaaactgaaatatcacatttacataagtattaagaccctttactcaatactttgttgaagcacctttggcggcgattacatcctcaagtcttcttgggtatgacgctacaagcttggcacacctgtatttggggagtttctcccattctgaaGTTCTGTCAggctggggagcgtcgctgcacagctattttcaggtctctccagagatgttcgatcgggttcaagtccgggatctggctgggcaactcaaggacattcagagacttgtcccgaagccactcctgcattgtcttggcagtgtgcttagggtcgttgtcctgttggaaggtgaaccttctccccagtcggaggtcctgagagctctggagcaggttttcatcagggatctctgtactttgctccgttcatctttccctcgatcttgactagtctcccctgccgctgaaaataatccccacagcatgctgctggcaccaccatgcttcaccgtagggatggtgccaggtttcctccagacgtgacgcttggcattcaggccaaagagtttaatctaggtttcatcagaccagagaatctcgtttctcatggtctgagagtctttagatgccttttgaagaactccaagcgggctgtcatttgccttttactgagtgaggagtggcttccatctggccactctaccataaaagcctgaatggtggaatgctgcagagatggttgtcctggaaggttctcccatctccacaggggaactctggagctctgtcagagtgaccattgggttattggtcacctccctgaccaaggcccttctcccccgattgctcagtttggccaggcggccagctctaggaagagttttggtgggtccaaacttcttccatttaagaatgacggaggccaatgtgttgcagacattttttggtacccttccccagatctgtgcctcgacacaaacctgtctcggagctgtacggacacttccttcgacctcatgacttggtttttgctctgacatgcactgtcaactgtgggacgttatatagaccggtgtgtgcctttccaaatcatgtccaatcaattgaatttaccacagatggactccaatcaagtcgtagaaaaatctcaagtatgatcaatgaaacaggatgcacctgagctcaatttcgagtctcatagcaaaggctctgaatacttatgtaaataaggtatcttttttttaaatatataaaattgcaaaaattaataaaaacctgtttttgcttgtcattatggggtattgtgtgtagattgatgaggaaaacatatcatccattttagaataaggttgtaacataacTAAATggggacaaagtcaaggggtctgaatacttaccgaatgcactgtatctaatcAAAACATCTACAAAAATAAAACTACACCTCAGGTCGCATGCCTTTGACGTCTAGCCAACAGGCTTAGCTTACCTTATCAGATGGACCCAAAGTCTCCAACATCGTTCGGGAACCAATAAAACAAGCACATTCCTGCTGAAGAGATATGGTTGCAGCCTGGAGCAAAACAATATACCATCCTTGCGCTTCTGTTCGAGCTGGTAAACAGAAAGCTAACTGAGCTAACTAGCTTTTTGGAGAACTGTAGCGTAGACTAGTTTGCGTGGTTGGCGTAGTGATGTGAAAAATGTTGCGACTAATGTTGTAGTTCCATTTCTCTGACAGTTAGCGACTCATTAGCAACTGACTTATTTTCAGCACAAAGTCTTTATAATGCATAAACCTAATGTTAACTGATtgatatctcatagaacaaaacatattaGATCTCGTATGTTCACCTctgaccttattttcggcgtatATCCCAAAACGCCATTATTTTCCCCATTGCAATGTCCAACGATCCAGAGGGAGAAAATACCAACTCATTTCcattttttaggactacaagctggcaagCTCTATAATTGCTCCCATTTAGTGAATGAGACCTCTGACCTTTGTGGATGACCCCAAGCAGCAAGTAATGTATTTTATGAAAGACAGTTGAGCCACCAGACAGTTGAgcaaccatcattacgtttgTCAACAGGTCATTCAGAACAGGGCTGTGTCTGTTCACTAACGTTTGCTAGGTTTCTTTCATCCTGAACGCAGCCCAGGTGTTGCCAGGTGTTTTACCTGACATTCTGGGTGGGGTTCCATCTCTCAGAGGGGAGCTCTCCGCTCTGGGGGTCGTCAACAGGGGGGTGAAGGATGGAGATACACACTTCCCCATTCTGTAGACAAGCAACAAGTTACACTCCACAGCAAGACCAACAATTCCCCATAAACGCATATAATCACATAAAATCAAGACACAAACATACAATGTGGTATACATCACCTCATATATGTTGGGGTGCCACATCTTTGTGAGGAAACGGAAAG
The DNA window shown above is from Coregonus clupeaformis isolate EN_2021a chromosome 18, ASM2061545v1, whole genome shotgun sequence and carries:
- the LOC121550299 gene encoding ubiquitin-conjugating enzyme E2 R2, whose translation is MAQQQMPSSQKALMLELKSLQEEPVEGFRITPVEESDLYNWEVAIFGPPNTLYEGGYFKAHIKFPVDYPYSPPTFRFLTKMWHPNIYENGEVCISILHPPVDDPQSGELPSERWNPTQNVRTILLSVISLLNEPNTFSPANVDASVMFRKWRESKGKDKEYAEIIRKQVVSTKVEAERDGVKVPTTLAEYCIQTKVPSHDSSSDLLYDDLYDDDIEEEEEEDDDDAEAGGGAGGQMAGEGGDCLNDEEDSGNEES